A window from Vibrio orientalis CIP 102891 = ATCC 33934 encodes these proteins:
- a CDS encoding HesA/MoeB/ThiF family protein yields the protein MLTDKQFLRYRRQIALPEIAENGQEQLSKSHVLIIGCGGLGSAASLYLAAAGIGKLVVVDDDEVDSSNLQRQVIYREQDLQVAKTEATVRHLAELNPMVRVRAITKRLEKAQLKLEVMLADVVLDCSDNMQTRQLINQVCFESSTPLVSAAAIGWQGQFAVFDYQGADEDKACYRCLYPFDELKQVNSCTDSGVVGPVVGTLGNYQALAAIQRLSTGMFHVKPFQLHLFDGLRMQWQTMQIQKDKQCQVCA from the coding sequence ATGCTCACGGATAAGCAATTTCTCCGATACCGACGTCAAATAGCTTTGCCAGAAATAGCTGAAAATGGACAAGAGCAGTTGAGCAAGTCGCATGTGCTGATCATTGGTTGTGGTGGGCTAGGTAGCGCAGCGAGTTTGTATTTAGCTGCGGCTGGTATCGGCAAGCTAGTGGTCGTTGATGATGACGAGGTAGATAGCAGCAACTTACAGAGGCAAGTGATCTATCGTGAACAAGACCTCCAAGTAGCGAAAACCGAGGCGACAGTAAGGCATCTCGCTGAGCTCAACCCTATGGTTCGAGTACGTGCGATAACTAAACGGCTGGAAAAAGCTCAACTTAAATTGGAGGTTATGCTGGCAGATGTGGTTCTCGACTGCAGTGACAATATGCAGACTAGACAGCTTATCAATCAAGTCTGCTTTGAAAGTAGTACACCATTAGTTTCCGCTGCTGCAATTGGCTGGCAAGGGCAGTTTGCTGTGTTTGATTATCAAGGGGCTGATGAGGACAAGGCGTGTTATCGCTGCCTTTATCCTTTTGATGAGCTCAAACAAGTTAACAGTTGCACTGATAGTGGTGTTGTTGGTCCGGTGGTAGGTACTCTTGGTAATTACCAAGCTCTCGCTGCTATTCAAAGGCTATCGACAGGAATGTTTCACGTGAAACCATTTCAATTGCATCTATTTGATGGGCTACGAATGCAGTGGCAAACCATGCAGATACAGAAAGATAAGCAATGCCAAGTTTGCGCTTAG
- a CDS encoding thiamine phosphate synthase, with protein sequence MSKILIPSSLIELTGLVQQCLLLAKEQGFCIEDFELGVSPTQSIQLVRDQQITHITTDLIDGYDSEPECSLALYYRSALSVEACARQPSKTIFIGIADSQVSGEKDEALYLDIWRHPINDEVRALSVKFKVNAMFDPEHHLAWIVTLIVLDFPIEDALTLARGMLTQQANVSRETLLSDSLDEGRSTLWADQFDDFPTPVLEDNRLGIQVGWSAQGEDVNFPTLTKQGLGLYPVVDDVAWIESLLPLGISTIQLRIKNPLRADLEQQIIRAIELGRQYKAQVFINDYWQLAIKHGAYGVHLGQEDIEESNLAQLTKAGICLGLSTHGYYELLRIVQIHPSYIALGHIFPTTTKQMPSKPQGLVRLALYQKLIDSIPYGNTERAFRSSKDKAVSGDLLGFPTVAIGGIDQSNADQVWQTGVSSLAVVRAITLAESAQSVIEFFAQLMKERQLTFTDQNSELADTKRG encoded by the coding sequence ATGAGCAAAATCCTTATTCCGTCATCATTGATTGAACTAACCGGTTTAGTTCAACAATGCTTGTTGTTGGCGAAAGAGCAGGGTTTTTGCATCGAAGATTTTGAGTTGGGTGTTAGCCCAACTCAATCTATTCAGCTTGTTCGCGACCAACAGATTACACACATAACGACTGATCTTATCGATGGGTATGATTCTGAACCTGAGTGTTCACTTGCGCTTTATTATCGCTCAGCGTTGTCGGTGGAAGCGTGTGCAAGGCAACCATCGAAAACAATTTTTATTGGTATTGCTGATAGCCAGGTTTCCGGTGAAAAGGACGAAGCGCTTTATCTAGATATCTGGCGTCACCCAATTAATGATGAAGTGAGAGCGCTTTCTGTTAAGTTCAAAGTCAACGCAATGTTCGATCCTGAACATCACCTTGCTTGGATAGTAACGCTGATAGTACTCGATTTTCCTATCGAAGATGCGTTAACACTTGCTCGAGGAATGCTAACTCAACAAGCGAATGTTTCACGTGAAACATTATTGAGTGACAGCCTTGACGAAGGAAGGTCTACATTATGGGCTGACCAATTTGATGATTTCCCAACCCCAGTATTGGAAGATAACCGACTTGGCATTCAAGTAGGATGGTCTGCACAAGGAGAGGACGTCAACTTTCCAACCCTAACCAAACAAGGTCTAGGGCTCTACCCAGTTGTTGATGATGTTGCTTGGATCGAGAGTTTGCTACCTTTAGGTATTAGTACCATTCAACTGCGAATCAAGAACCCTCTGCGAGCCGATTTAGAACAACAGATCATTCGAGCAATTGAGCTAGGTCGGCAGTACAAGGCGCAAGTGTTTATCAATGACTATTGGCAGTTAGCGATTAAACATGGGGCTTACGGTGTTCACCTAGGACAAGAAGACATAGAAGAATCGAATTTAGCTCAGCTAACCAAAGCCGGTATCTGTCTCGGTCTTTCTACTCATGGTTATTACGAGCTACTGCGCATCGTACAAATTCACCCTAGCTACATCGCGCTAGGGCATATTTTCCCAACCACCACAAAACAGATGCCATCTAAACCACAAGGTTTAGTTCGCTTGGCGTTGTACCAAAAGTTAATTGATAGCATTCCTTATGGAAACACAGAGCGTGCTTTCCGTTCTTCAAAAGACAAAGCAGTGAGTGGCGATTTACTCGGTTTTCCGACGGTCGCAATTGGTGGCATTGACCAATCTAATGCTGACCAAGTTTGGCAAACGGGCGTTTCTAGCTTGGCAGTCGTGCGTGCTATTACGTTGGCAGAATCAGCTCAGTCCGTTATCGAGTTTTTTGCACAACTGATGAAGGAAAGACAGCTAACGTTTACTGATCAGAATAGTGAATTGGCGGATACCAAGAGAGGCTAG
- the thiC gene encoding phosphomethylpyrimidine synthase ThiC has protein sequence MSSRKQARLEAKQFIDTLSVQPYPNSSKVYVEGSRSDIRVPMREISLADSLIGGTKEAPIFEPNEPVRVYDTSGVYTDPEHTIDLYKGLPKLREGWIEERADTELLDEVSSVYTKERLEDETLDELRYGNLPRIRRAKDGQCVTQLHYARKGIITPEMEYIALRENMGRAQYRDEVLNQQHPGQSFGANLPKDITAEFVRKEVAEGRAIIPSNINHPESEPMIIGRNFLVKVNANIGNSSVTSSIEEEVEKLVWATRWGGDTVMDLSTGRNIHETREWILRNSPVPIGTVPMYQALEKVNGVAENLNWEVMRDTLIEQAEQGVDYFTIHAGLLLRYVPMTAKRVTGIVSRGGSIIAKWCLAHHQESFLYTHFREICEICAKYDVALSLGDGLRPGSVADANDEAQFAELRTLGELTKIAWEYDVQVIIEGPGHVPMHMIKENMEEQLEHCHEAPFYTLGPLTTDVAPGYDHITSGIGAAMIGWYGCAMLCYVTPKEHLGLPNKEDVKVGMITYKLAAHAADLAKGHPGAQVRDNALSKARFEFRWEDQFNLSLDPETARTFHDETLPQESGKVAHFCSMCGPKFCSMKISQEVREYAKDTEQVAADQAISIKMLDDPLEGMRQKSQEFRETGSELYHPAAHAEVSD, from the coding sequence ATGTCGAGTCGCAAGCAAGCGAGACTGGAAGCAAAACAGTTTATTGATACTCTTTCGGTACAACCGTACCCAAATTCAAGCAAAGTCTATGTTGAAGGCTCACGTTCTGATATTCGCGTACCGATGCGCGAAATATCACTCGCTGATAGCCTTATTGGAGGCACAAAAGAAGCGCCTATTTTCGAGCCTAATGAGCCCGTACGCGTTTACGATACCTCTGGGGTATACACAGACCCAGAACACACCATTGACCTTTACAAGGGCCTACCTAAGCTAAGAGAAGGGTGGATTGAAGAGCGTGCCGATACTGAGTTACTTGATGAGGTAAGCTCGGTATACACCAAGGAGCGCTTAGAAGATGAAACGCTAGACGAGCTTCGTTACGGAAATCTACCTCGTATTCGACGTGCCAAAGATGGGCAGTGCGTGACTCAATTGCACTATGCTCGCAAAGGTATAATCACCCCAGAAATGGAATATATCGCCCTGCGTGAAAATATGGGGCGCGCTCAATACCGTGATGAAGTGCTGAATCAACAGCATCCGGGTCAAAGCTTCGGAGCGAATCTTCCAAAAGACATTACCGCTGAGTTTGTGCGTAAAGAAGTCGCCGAAGGTCGCGCGATTATCCCTTCTAATATTAACCACCCAGAATCCGAACCAATGATCATTGGGCGTAACTTTTTGGTCAAAGTGAACGCCAACATCGGTAACTCATCGGTCACTTCTTCGATTGAGGAAGAAGTAGAGAAGCTCGTGTGGGCGACGCGTTGGGGTGGGGATACCGTTATGGACCTTTCTACTGGACGTAATATTCACGAAACTCGCGAGTGGATTCTGCGTAATAGTCCAGTTCCGATTGGTACTGTACCTATGTACCAAGCGCTTGAGAAAGTGAATGGTGTTGCCGAAAACCTTAACTGGGAAGTGATGCGCGATACTCTGATTGAGCAAGCTGAGCAGGGTGTTGACTATTTCACTATCCATGCCGGTTTACTACTTCGCTATGTGCCAATGACTGCAAAACGCGTTACTGGTATCGTTTCTCGTGGTGGTTCTATCATTGCGAAATGGTGTTTAGCGCATCACCAAGAAAGCTTCTTATACACCCACTTTCGAGAGATCTGTGAAATCTGTGCTAAGTATGATGTGGCACTTTCTCTCGGTGATGGTCTGCGTCCTGGTTCGGTTGCCGATGCTAACGATGAAGCGCAATTTGCTGAGCTTCGCACCCTTGGTGAGTTGACCAAGATTGCTTGGGAATACGACGTACAAGTCATTATCGAAGGTCCTGGCCATGTTCCAATGCACATGATCAAAGAGAACATGGAAGAGCAATTAGAGCATTGTCATGAAGCACCGTTCTACACGCTTGGTCCACTGACGACAGACGTCGCTCCTGGCTACGATCATATTACTTCAGGTATTGGTGCCGCCATGATTGGTTGGTATGGCTGTGCGATGCTTTGTTATGTAACACCAAAAGAGCACCTAGGCTTACCAAACAAAGAAGACGTGAAGGTAGGCATGATCACCTACAAGCTTGCTGCACACGCTGCTGATTTAGCTAAGGGACACCCTGGTGCACAAGTTCGAGATAACGCGCTTTCTAAAGCTCGCTTCGAGTTCCGTTGGGAAGATCAATTCAACTTGTCACTCGACCCTGAAACCGCTCGTACTTTCCATGATGAAACCCTACCGCAAGAGTCGGGTAAGGTTGCCCATTTTTGTTCGATGTGTGGTCCTAAGTTCTGTTCAATGAAGATCTCTCAAGAAGTTAGAGAGTATGCGAAAGACACTGAGCAAGTTGCTGCGGACCAAGCAATCTCAATCAAAATGCTTGATGACCCACTTGAAGGTATGCGTCAAAAATCGCAAGAATTTAGAGAAACGGGCTCTGAGCTATACCACCCAGCAGCACATGCCGAGGTCAGTGATTAA
- the crcB gene encoding fluoride efflux transporter CrcB, translating to MGQLSILGFIAIGGAFGACSRYLVAELCALLLGRGFPYGTLTVNVVGSFIMGLLIAAFENEMLATEPWRQIIGLGFLGALTTFSTFSMDNVLLMQQGAFFKMGLNVLLNVVLSISAAWIGFQLLLKS from the coding sequence ATGGGACAGCTTTCTATATTAGGCTTCATTGCGATTGGTGGAGCTTTTGGCGCGTGTTCACGATATTTGGTTGCTGAACTATGCGCATTACTACTAGGACGCGGATTCCCATACGGAACTCTAACGGTTAATGTCGTCGGTTCATTTATTATGGGGCTTTTGATTGCAGCTTTTGAAAATGAAATGCTCGCCACAGAACCTTGGCGTCAGATTATTGGTCTTGGCTTTCTAGGCGCTTTAACCACCTTCTCTACGTTCTCTATGGATAACGTGCTCCTTATGCAGCAAGGTGCATTTTTTAAGATGGGACTTAACGTTCTACTTAATGTCGTCCTCAGCATTTCTGCTGCTTGGATTGGCTTTCAATTGCTACTCAAAAGTTAG
- a CDS encoding multicopper oxidase domain-containing protein: protein MNISRRHFIKSSLAISAMSILPACSVTRTESSNGSLVYDLTAEPTTAELVPGFQTNVLGFNGQIPAPTIRCRQGQEVTIRFTNKLSESTTIHWHGLRIPIEMDGVPFLSQPPIMPGETFVYRFTPPDAGTFWYHPHMNSVKQLGMGLVGLIIVEEVVPVEFDEEHELMLKHWHLDKQGQWKDLMIPRLSARMGTPGEWSSVNGTHEPTYTLKANATTRLRIANVDNTITYPIAIEGVNAWVIAIDGNPIKTPDKLIQHKIGPGMRVDIAFTAPKAGERVYVRQMKGRFPFSLCDFQVIASDLPDQQPIPILPLNPVPALALDRAEEIDFVFEWEGAVSPVGKDGKVIPKFWLTNKRAWEGMSKDNIPAPLATLDLGKTYIFNLKNVTQYHHPIHLHGHTFTVLELDGRKVTEPFHTDTVLLGKNGSAKAAFVADNPGRWMYHCHVIEHMKTGLMGYIEVK, encoded by the coding sequence ATGAATATTTCACGTCGTCATTTCATCAAATCTAGCTTGGCTATTTCAGCGATGAGTATCTTACCAGCGTGTTCAGTAACTCGAACAGAAAGTAGTAATGGCTCCTTGGTATATGATCTTACCGCTGAGCCTACAACGGCAGAGCTCGTACCAGGTTTTCAAACCAATGTCTTAGGCTTTAATGGGCAAATACCCGCTCCAACTATCCGTTGTCGTCAGGGACAAGAGGTTACGATTAGGTTTACCAATAAGCTATCTGAGTCTACGACGATTCACTGGCATGGACTTAGAATCCCAATAGAAATGGATGGAGTGCCATTTCTTAGTCAACCCCCGATAATGCCAGGTGAAACCTTTGTCTATCGCTTTACGCCTCCTGACGCTGGCACATTTTGGTACCACCCACATATGAATAGCGTAAAGCAGCTTGGTATGGGCTTAGTTGGTTTAATTATCGTCGAAGAAGTTGTTCCTGTTGAGTTTGATGAGGAGCATGAGTTGATGCTCAAACATTGGCACCTAGATAAGCAAGGTCAGTGGAAAGACTTAATGATCCCACGTCTTAGCGCTCGTATGGGAACGCCGGGTGAGTGGAGTAGTGTCAATGGCACTCATGAGCCGACGTATACTCTTAAGGCCAACGCTACAACGCGGCTTAGAATTGCTAATGTCGATAATACAATCACTTACCCTATTGCTATAGAAGGTGTTAATGCCTGGGTGATAGCAATTGATGGAAACCCTATTAAAACGCCCGATAAGCTCATACAGCACAAGATAGGACCAGGAATGAGGGTTGATATTGCTTTTACTGCTCCGAAAGCAGGAGAGCGTGTATACGTACGTCAAATGAAAGGGCGCTTTCCATTTTCTTTGTGCGACTTTCAAGTGATCGCCTCGGATCTTCCAGATCAGCAACCGATCCCAATATTGCCTCTTAATCCGGTTCCTGCGTTAGCTCTCGATCGTGCTGAAGAAATAGACTTTGTTTTTGAATGGGAAGGTGCAGTAAGCCCAGTAGGCAAAGATGGTAAAGTGATACCTAAATTCTGGCTGACCAATAAACGCGCTTGGGAGGGGATGAGTAAAGATAATATTCCTGCACCTCTAGCGACGCTTGATCTCGGAAAGACCTATATATTTAATCTCAAGAACGTCACTCAATACCATCATCCCATTCATCTTCATGGTCATACGTTCACTGTACTTGAGTTAGATGGTAGAAAAGTGACTGAGCCGTTTCATACCGACACTGTCCTACTTGGTAAGAATGGCAGTGCGAAAGCCGCATTTGTTGCTGATAACCCAGGGCGCTGGATGTATCATTGTCATGTCATAGAGCATATGAAAACAGGGCTTATGGGGTACATCGAAGTAAAGTGA